One window of the Prinia subflava isolate CZ2003 ecotype Zambia chromosome 1, Cam_Psub_1.2, whole genome shotgun sequence genome contains the following:
- the ITGB1 gene encoding integrin beta-1 yields MAQTNFKLLTCAGVLCCLIWNGFAQQGGSDCIKANAKSCGECIQAGPNCGWCKKTDFLQEGEPTSARCDDLAALKSKGCPMEDIENPRGSKQVLENREVTNRKKGAAEKLRPEAITQIQPQKLSLHLRVGEPQTFSLKFKRAEDYPIDLYYLMDLSYSMKDDLENVKSLGTALMLEMEKITSDFRIGFGSFVEKTVMPYISTTPAKLRNPCTGDQNCTSPFSYKNVLSLTSEGNKFNELVGKQHISGNLDSPEGGFDAIMQVAVCGEQIGWRNVTRLLVFSTDAGFHFAGDGKLGGIVLPNDGKCHLENNVYTMSHYYDYPSIAHLVQKLSENNIQTIFAVTEEFQAVYKELKNLIPKSAVGTLSSNSSNVIQLIIDAYNSLSSEVILENTKLPKGVTISYKSFCKNGVNDTQEDGRKCSNISIGDEVRFEINITANECPKKEQNETIKIKPLGFTEEVEINLQFICECQCQSEGEPNSPACHAGNGTFECGACRCNEGRIGRLCECSTDEVNSEDMDAYCRRENSTEICSNNGECICGQCVCKKRENTNEVYSGKYCECDNFNCDRSNGLICGGNGICKCRVCECFPNFTGSACDCSLDTTPCMASNGQICNGRGTCECGTCNCTDPKFQGPTCEMCQTCLGVCAEHKDCVQCRAFDKGEKKETCSFECMHFNLTRVESRDKLPQPGQPDPLSHCKEKDVDDCWFYFTYSVNSNGEANVHVVETPECPSGPDIIPIVAGVVAGIVLIGLALLLIWKLLMIIHDRREFAKFEKEKMNAKWDTGENPIYKSAVTTVVNPKYEGK; encoded by the exons ACTAATTTCAAATTGCTCACGTGTGCTGGTGTCCTGTGTTGCTTGATATGGAATGGATTTGCCCAGCAAG GTGGAAGTGACTGCATAAAAGCTAATGCAAAGTCATGTGGGGAATGTATACAAGCAGGACCAAACTGTGGCTGGTGTAAAAAAACA gactttttgCAAGAAGGAGAGCCAACATCTGCCCGGTGTGATGACTTGGCAGCACTGAAGAGTAAAGGCTGCCCTATGGAGGATATAGAAAACCCCAGAGGCAGCAAGCAGGTGCTCGAAAACAGAGAAGTAACAAATCGTAAGAAGGGTGCTGCAGAGAAGCTGAGACCAGAAGCCATTACACAAATCCAGCCACAGAAATTATCACTGCATCTAAGAGTTG GGGAACCCCAGACATTTTCATTAAAGTTCAAGAGAGCTGAAGACTACCCCATTGACCTGTATTATCTTATGGACCTCTCCTATTCTATGAAAGATGATTTAGAGAATGTGAAAAGTCTCGGAACAGCTCTGATGttagagatggaaaaaataacttcagaCTTTCGGATTG GCTTTGGCTCTTTTGTAGAGAAAACTGTGATGCCTTATATAAGTACAACACCAGCCAAACTCAGAAATCCTTGTACAGGGGACCAGAACTGTACAAGTCCATTTAGCTATAAAAATGTGCTCAGCCTTACCAGTGAAGGAAACAAATTCAATGAACTTGTAGGTAAACAGCACATTTCTGGAAACTTAGATTCTCCTGAAGGTGGATTTGATGCAATAATGCAGGTTGCAGTTTGTGGG GAACAAATTGGCTGGAGGAATGTTACAAGACTGTTAGTGTTTTCCACGGATGCTGGATTCCACTTTGCAGGAGATGGTAAACTTGGTGGAATTGTTCTGCCAAATGATGGGAAATGTCATCTGGAAAATAATGTGTACACAATGAGCCACTATTAC gattatCCCTCTATTGCTCATCTGGTACAGAAACTTAGTGAGAACAATATTCAGACAATCTTTGCTGTTACTGAAGAGTTTCAGGCAGTCTATAAG GAACTGAAAAATCTGATACCAAAATCAGCAGTGGGAACATTGTCTTCAAATTCCAGCAATGTGATTCAGCTGATCATTGATGCATACAAT TCCCTTTCTTCAGAGGTTATCCTGGAAAATACTAAGCTACCAAAAGGAGTGACAATCAGTTACAAGTCTTTCTGCAAGAATGGAGTGAATGACACACAAGAAGATGGAAGGAAGTGTTCTAACATTTCAATTGGAGATGAG gtTAGATTTGAGATTAATATAACAGCTAATGAATGTccaaagaaagaacaaaatgaaacaattaaaattaaaccACTGGGATTCACTGAAGAAGTGGAAATTAATCTCCAGTTCATCTGTGAGTGTCAGTGTCAAAGTGAAGGAGAACCTAATAGTCCAGCATGCCATGCAGGAAATGGGACATTTGAATGTGGTGCGTGCAG ATGTAATGAAGGACGTATTGGAAGACTGTGTGAATGTAGCACAGATGAAGTAAACAGTGAGGATATGGATGCTTACTGCAGGAGggagaacagcacagaaatctgCAGTAACAATGGAGAATGCATTTGTGGACAATGTGTGTgcaagaaaagggaaaacaccAACGAGGTGTATTCTGGAAAATACTGTGAATGTGACAACTTCAACTGTGATCGATCAAATGGATTAATCTGTGGAG GGAACGGGATCTGCAAGTGCAGGGTGTGCGAGTGTTTCCCCAACTTCACTGGCAGCGCCTGCGACTGTTCCTTGGACACTACACCATGTATGGCATCTAATGGGCAGATCTGCAATGGAAGAGGAACCTGTGAATGTGGCACCTGTAACTGCACAGATCCCAAATTCCAAGGCCCCACGTGTGAAATGTGTCAGACTTGCCTCGGTGTCTGTGCAGAACACAA GGACTGTGTTCAGTGCAGAGCCTTTGACAagggggagaagaaggagaCGTGTTCGTTTGAGTGTATGCATTTCAACCTAACGCGCGTGGAGAGCCGCGACAAGCTGCCGCAGCCCGGCCAGCCCGACCCCCTGTCTCACTGCAAGGAGAAGGACGTTGATGACTGCTGGTTCTACTTCACTTACTCTGTCAACTCAAATGGTGAAGCCAATGTCCACGTGGTGGAGACCCCAG AGTGCCCCAGTGGTCCTGACATCATTCCCATTGTAGCCGGTGTGGTTGCTGGAATTGTTCTTATTGGACTTGCATTATTATTGATTTGGAAACTACTAATGATCATTCATGACAGAAGAGAATTTGCTAAATTTGAAAAGGAGAAGATGAATGCTAAGTGGGATACG GGTGAAAATCCTATTTACAAGAGTGCAGTGACGACTGTGGTCAATCCTAAATATGAGGGAAAATGA